The Winogradskyella schleiferi genome contains the following window.
TAATTGCTTTGGTCGTTGCTTATTTGGAAAATTCCTTCGGAATTTTCTCGCGTTCGTTTTTGTTTACTAAATTAGTTGCTGAAACACGCAACTAACCATACACAAGCACGTTGTAAATAATGCGATGAACGAAATGGAAAACAGAACATTAGAAGAATTTCTGACTGCTTATTCAGAAGGAAAAAGACATTTTCTCAATTGGGATTTTGACGAAGAACTTTCTGTAAGCGGAATAGATTTAACTGACGTCTACTTTGAAAAGTGTTTCCTTTTTTTAGATTTCAGAAAGACTAAATTAACCAACTCGAAATTTATAGGTTGTAATATAAAAACTGCCGATTTTAGAGATTCTGATTTAACAAATGCAATTATTAAAAATTGTTCTGTAGAATCAACAATGTTCAAAGGAGCAAAAACTGAAAACCTGATTTTTGAGGAAAATTATTGCTATGGAAATACAGTCAATAAAAAAGATTTTGAAAAAATTTTCAAAGAATCCGATGAGAATTATACGAGAATTAAACTAACAAACGGATTTCCAAATGCTCACGGAATTGGAAATATTCTGACTGGAGAAATAATTGAAGGAGATATAAATGTCAATGATTTACTAATTTTAAACAACGGAACTGAAATACCAATTGTTGAAGTGGAATTCCATAAAATTATTCCAAAACAAAGGAATTTTGCAATTACAATTCCAAGAGAATTTGACAATGCAGAAACTTGGCACAAATTATATGGAACTGAATTAAAAATAAAAAAACACTACTTACAACACCGTGTATAATTAATTGCTTGGTCACTGCCGACTTACGAACATTCCTGCGGAATATTCTATCTGTGATTTATTTACTAAATTAGTTGCTTAACCACGCAACTAACCATACACAACAACGTTGTAAGCAATTGCTCAGCTTCACCTTAAGACTTTTAATTCGAATGTTTTTGCGCTAAATAAAGGACTGTTAGAGTCTGGTAAATCTAAGTGTATGATAATGGATCATTCGCTGGACAAGTTTTCGGCGGGAAAAGCCGTGAAAATGAATTTTCAAACGAGCGTTGTCGTTATAAAACTTGATAGCCAAGGTACATGTTTAAAATTAGAAAGTCAAGTCCCAGTGCATTTTAATCATGTACCTTAAGTGATTTACCATACTCTTTTTGAGCAGTTTAAGAACAAATGCGCCTAAATTAAACGATCCATACACGCTATGTATAGCTCATGGAATTTATAAAAACAACCTGGATTTCTTAAATCGGACTGAAGCCGAGCAACTGACATTTATATCATTTCATTTTTTGCAGTAATTTAATGAAATGAGACTCTTAAACCACTTAAAAAAGCAGAGCGCAGATATAGTCGTGGTTTAAAATATAAAGCTCACAACACTGTATATAAACAATAAGGGATGCTGTGCCTAACCTAAAGACTCTAAGAGTAGCACAGCCGCCAATTTAGAAGAAAATATTTAGAGCATTTTAAACATTTTTGCTAAATTGGCTTATACAAAAATCTTACAGTAGTTGATTTTTTAATCCCTTACTGTTTATATACTTTACGTTGTATGCAATTTGAGAAATGAATCGAAAAACAATAATATTTAGTGGAATAATATTCATTCTAATCGGAATTGGATTGTGGAATTTCGGTATTTTTAATCGATTTAATTACTTAACCGCTAAATCTGACATCAAGAATAATTCACCTCAAAAAATAATAGTTGGAGAATTAATGATTTCACCAATGGAAATGGACAAAATAAGTGAGAAATACGGATTTACTAACGTCGGATTTGGATGTATTGTGAGCGGAACTGAATTAAATGGAATTGAAATTTACAACGCAGAAATTGATAAGTATTTGACCAACAAAAACGGAACTGACTGGAAAATAAAATATCTAAAAGAAATCGACTCATTGACTGAATTAAAACAGAAAGAGTGGAAAAAACAGTTTGAATAAAAATTAGATGAATAAGGAGCAAAAGCAAAAATATTTTGAAAAAGTTTATCGAAATATCGAGCAATATGGATTTCATATGACTTGTGTAATGGAAGAAACTGAATTTACACCTTTTGGATATTCAACTGGAATCTTTCATAGTTTTGAGATTCCAGAATTATTCATTTCTGGTCTTCCAAGTGGACTAACATCTGAATTGATTGAAAATTATGTTGAGAAATACAAATTCAAAACAGTTCCTATTAATCGAAAAATAAATGATTTAATTGACCGATTTCCTGTTTATTTTATTGAGGTTAAAAACGAATTACTGACGGAATACACCTTGAGTTCTTTTAAATTTTATGAAAATTCAGAATTTAAATATTTACAATTAATTTTCCCTGACTTAAATGGTCATTTTCCAAACGAATCAGAATATGATTATGACCAAGAAATATTAGGAGAATAAAAAACTGCATACAACAATGTGTATAATTCATTGCTAGTTATAGCCTACTTACGAAAGTCCTCGCGGACTTTCTATCTGTGATTTATTTGCTAACTTTAGTGCTTAAACACGCAACGAAATCATACACAAAACCGTTGCCAACAAGCTAAAAACAACGCCCTGAATTGAAAACCAAACAACCATATCTGAAAGGAAAATCCGTCTTTATAGTTTCATTACTCGTAATCGGAATTACTATTCTGACCGTTTATCTGACTGGAATAAATTACAATCGGAGTTTGACTTCCAATCTCTATTTGTCGCTCGGAATTATAGCAACAGCTTTATTTCTTTTTATGACTTACGGACTTTATACTGGAATTGGATTGATTGACAATTTTCCAAAATTTCGGAATTTTAAAAGTGGTGATTTCCTTGCTCATAGCGGAACTGGACCCACAATGGAAATTCCATCAGTCGGAGATGGAATTGGCGGATTTATTATGTCGATTGTATTATGGATTGCGATGTCGATATTGTTTGTGGTTTTATTAATAGTCTTGGAAGCCGTTTTTTGGTTTTCGTTATTCATAATTTTAGCAATGCTTTACTGGATTTTCTTTAGAGCAATGAAACTTGTTTTTAATAAATCAAAAGATACGAAAGGAGATATTGGAATTTCAGCAGTTTACTCGCTGACTTATACTCTACTCTATGTTGGTTGGATTTTCGGAATCGTTTATCTGACTGAAATAATAAAATAAAGCCAGTTGGCAACACCGTGTATAATTAATTGCTCGGTCACTGCCGACTTACGAACATTCCTGCGGAATATTCTATCTGTGATTTATTTGCTAAATTAGTTGCTTAACCACGCAACTAACCATACACAAAACCGTTAGCAGCCATATAATAAAAAACGTTATAAAAAATGAAAGAAATAGTATTAAACGACGGAAATAAGTTACCAATTATAGGTTTTGGAACATACAAATCTACCGAGGAAGAAGGTATTCAATCTATAAAAAATGCTTTAAATCTAGGTTACAGAATGTTTGATACAGCCGCCAAATATGATAATGAAAAAGAAGTTGGAAAAGCAATAAATGAAAGTGGAATCGATAGAAGAGAAATTATCGTAACCACAAAATTATGGCGTGAAAATTTAGGTTATGAAGAAGCTAAAAAAGCTTTTGACAAATCACTTAAAAAACTTGGATTGGATTACATTGACTTGTATTTAATCCATTGGCCTGCGAATGCAAAAAACTATAAAGATTGGCAAAAAGCAAATGCAGATAGTTGGCGTGCAATGGAGGAACTTCAAGCGGAAGGGAAAATAAAGTCCATTGGAGTAAGTAATTTTTGGCAAGAACATTTAGAGGCACTTTTTCAAACTGCAAACGTAATCCCTGCTATCAATCAGATTGAATTTCACCCTGGTTATTGGCAATCAGAATTGACGGAATTTTGTAAAAAAAATAATATTGTAGTTGAATCTTGGTCACCTTTGGCAAGAGGAAAAGTGTTTGGAAATGAAATAATCCAAACTATCGCTAAACAACACAATAAATCTATAGCTCAAATCTGTTTGAGATGGATAACTCAACACGAAACCATCGTTATTCCGAAATCAAATACACCAAAAAGAATTGAGGAAAATATTAATATTTTTGACTTTAAATTATCAAAGGAGGAAATGAAGCAAATAAATGAACTTCCAGAAATGGGGTTTAGCGGAGAATTGCCTAACATTTGGCCAGATGTATTAAATGTTAAAAACTAAAAATACGGATGCTAACACCATGTATAAACCATTGCTGGAGTCTGTGCCCATCTGGAAAATTCCTGCGGAATTTTCACGTAGATTTGTCCTTGGAATGGTTCGGGCAATCACACGCAACGGTCCATACACCAAACGTTACCACACATTTAAAAAAAAACCGTCACGAATTGAAAATCCTGAAAAAAATATTATCAGTAATCGGAATTTTAGCCATAATCGGATTTCTAATAATTTGGGATATAGCTGACAGAGGACAATTTTATTCCAAACACATTCCGACTGACGAACTGAACGAATTTTATATGCACAAAACGTCTGAACAACAAGAAAAGGCGTTTGAAAAGAATTTCGGATTTGGAAAATATAAATTCCCAAGAGAACACGTTGCGAAAATAAAGTTGTTTAAGAATAACTTTCTAACGAGTCGTTTGACTTCCAAAACTGTGTCGGAATTGAATAAGGCTGATTTGATTACATTTTTCAATAATCCGAGTAATTTCAATTGGTCAGAGACTACTTGGAGTTTATCTGAATCTGAATATATTTTAAGATTTTATAACAAAGAAAATAAGGAAATAGGAAAAGTTTGGTTGTGTTTGGAAGGTTGTGGAATGACAGAATCGGAACCATTTTCACCGAATATGAAATATGGCGGATTAAGCAAAGTTGGAAAAGAAAACTTGAATTTTATATTAAACGAAATATTAACTGAATAAAAAAAACGTGTGGTAACACCGTGTATAATTAATGGCTAGTTCTCGCCTACTTACGAAAATCCTTTCGGATTTTCTATCTGGTGTTTATTTGCCAAATTAGGTGCTTAAACACGCCACTAATCATACACAATTCCGTTGTGCAACATAATGAAACAAACTTTTAGCATATTACTAATCTTAGTTACTAGCCTATCATTTTCGCAAGAATACTATGATACGGATATGACTCGCGAAAAGCCAAAACTGAAAAATTACTATCTTGAAACCAAGACACTAATTGACTCAACTGGAGCTAACCCATATCTTTCTTTAATTCAAATTTTTGACGAAAAAGGGAGACACAAAATCGATTATGAATTTGACAGAAATGGAGACACAATTGCGAGAATCAAAACCACATATCCTGATAAATTGACTGAGATAGAAATTCACAGTTACAAAGCGGAAAAAAGTGATACTGCTATTTTTAAATACAATAAACGAAATCAACAAACGATTGAAATTTGGAAATGGGGAGAAGACAAAGCAATCGACACTACTAGATTTTTTTATGACCATAAAAACAGATTAATTGCAAATTTTGACATTTATGATTTTGGAACAAATCAAGATTCGTTGTTCTATGAAAATGGACGGTTAATAAAATCAATTAGTTATGATCCTGAAATCACCGATTCTGTAACTTACGATTACAAAAAAGAGAGAATCGTTAAAATTAAAAAATTCAATAATCAAAGTGAATTAGTTTCGGAATATGATATTGAATACGGAAGAATAAAAAAACCTAAAAGAATAATAAACATTTACAAAAGTTATAATTCTAAAATGTTTGACAAAAAAAGTATAACTGATTTTGAATATCACAACAAAAATCAAATCAAGTCTAAAATCATTAGGAATTATAATAACGGAAAATTGGAAGAAACAACAGAATTCTACTATTCTAAATATGGGTTTTTAAAGGAAAGTAAAACAAAAGATAGCAAAGGAAAAATTATAAGACAACATAAAATTACGTTGCACAACACCGTATAAAAATAATGCTTAGTTTAGTGCTTAATCAAGAGTCCGTGCACTTTTGTTACGTCTGATTTTTCTGCGGAAAATCCTCGCACACAAAACCGCACTATTCTTATACATAAACGTTGTGTACAATTTAAGAAACAGCCGAAAATACATTGAATAATTTGAAAAAAATATTAGGAATAGCATTTTTACTGATTTTACAATCTTGCTATTTCGGAGCTGGATTAGTAGAAAAAGAAATTACGGACGACTATTGGTTATTCGCAAATAATACACTTGACGAAATGAGTATTTGGTTTAACGCTGAAAAATATTCTAATCGACTAATTGTTCCTGAAACAGTTTTTGCATTTGGAGAAAATGGAGATTTTATTATTGCAAAAAGTCACCCGAAAAATCTTGAAAGCGGAATTGATAAAAGCGTGACCTATTATTATATTATAGAAGTGGACAAAAAAAGTCCTGAACAAAGTCCGAATTTGACTTTGGAACAATTTGAGAATAAAAGAAAAGAGCTGAATATTCCGAATGATTTGGACTTTGACATTGTTTACGAAGAATTACAATAAAAACACTAAATGGGGAAAACTCTGAAAATAATATCTCTGACATCATATTCTCTCATATTTCTTATGGGACAAATGATTGGACTTCCATTTATTTTTTGGCTGATATTTACAAGTTTTGAGTTTGGGAATAGTGACCAAATATTTGCCATTTTTGGACTAATAGGAGTAATTCTGAATTTTACCAAACATAGTAAGTCCAGACTTGGAAAAATATTAAGTTTTGTTCTTATGCTTACACCAATCGCAAGACGAATTACTGAAATACCAATCGAGAAATTTAATTATTTAGCTTTTCAAATTCCCCTTTTGATTTTTGTAATTACTTATCTGATTTACATATTAAAACAGAATGAAAATAAAAAAACTGTACACAACACCGTGTATAATTAATTGCTAGGTTCTTCCCTACTTGCGAATATTCCTGCGGAATATTCACGGGTTCGTGAAAGTTTACTAAATTAGTTGCTTAACCACGCAACTAACCATACACAATCACGTTACCTACAATTATGAAAAACATTCCGTTACTGATTTTAACATTGATTTTAATTGCAAGTTGTAATTCAAAACAAACTTCATCGGAATTGGAAAAACTGACTGAAAAACTGACCGAAAAAGAAAAACAGATTTCGGATTTACAGACACAAATTGAGAATTTAGAAAACAAACAAACTTCGGATTATTATCGCTTCGTGGAAACTTCAGACTCTGAAATAAATGTTGCGGAAAAATTAAAAAGCGGAGAATGGAAATTAATTGATAAAAAGGATTTTAAAGACACTTTAGATATATCAGACAATTTTTTCGTTTATAAACATACATCTGAAATCACTCAAACGTCTGAATCGGAATTTGAATCAGTCCTTCGTGATTTTGACCAAGTCAAATCGGAATATGGAAATGACTTTTTTGTAATAGTAATGACATTTTATAATGGACAAAGTTTGCCTCTGGAAACCGGAAATTCTAAAACCGATATTCATATTTTAATCCAACCGACTGAATTGGGTTATGAAAATAAAACGTTCGTGATTTCGGACTTTTATGATGTTGACATAAAAACGCTCGAAAAGAAAGCGAATAGTGTCGAACTGACTTTTGAACACGGAAAATTTCCGAGAAAAAGTGAATTAATAATAATAAAACCTGAATTAGTAAAATTTGGAAATAAATAACTGTAGGTAACAACGTGTATAATTAATTGCTTGGTTCTAGACTACTTACGAAAATCCTCGCGGATTTTGAACTGCACCCAAAAAGTTAGACACTATTCAAATGTGTTTTTATGGGAAGAAAAGCTAAGTATAGTTATGAATTTAAACTTCGTTGCGTAAAGCAAGTTTTAAATCATCATCAAACAGTGGAAGCTGTTTCAGAATTAAATGGTTGTCATCACACAACACTTCATGATTGGATTCGTTTTTATGAGAAATATGGCAAAAAAGCGTTGTTACCAAGAAAAAACAAAGTCTACAGTTTACCTTTCAAGATCAAAGTTTTAGAAGCTATTGAAGAAGATTCGCTATCTTTTAGTCAAGCTTGTTTGGAGTTTAATATTCCTACTAAATCTGTAATTATGAATTGGCAGAAGACCTACAAAAAGTCAGGTATCAAAGGCTTAAACAATAAATCTAGGGGGAAACCAAAATCTATGCAGTTTAAGAGAGCAAAAAAGAAATCCAGCAAACCGTTAACTAGAGAGGAAGAACTTCTATTGGAAAATGAATCCTTACGGGCAGAACTGGACTTGCTTAAAAAGTTACAAGCCTAATTAAAGAAGAGCAAAGCAAAAAACGCAAGCCATAACAGAATTAAGGCATAAGTATGATTTGGAACTATTACTAAAACATACCAATATGGCAAGAAGCAGTTATTATTATCATCGAAAAAGAAATAATCTAGAAGATAAATATAAAGAGATAAAGCAACTAATCAGCAAGGTTTATCATCGTCATAAAGGCAGGTACGGTTATAGAAGAATAACTCTAGAGATCAATAAGAGAGGTTTTGTGATCAATCACAAGACCATACTCAAGCTAATGGGAGAACTAGGTTTAAAAAGCCGTATAAGAGCTAAAAGATATAAATCTTATAAGGGGCAAATTGGTGAAACGGCACCCAATATATTACAACGTAATTTCAAAACCATTATGCCCAATCAAAAATGGGCAACTGATATTACTGAATTTAAAGTCTTTAAAGATAAGCTATACCTGTCGCCAAT
Protein-coding sequences here:
- a CDS encoding pentapeptide repeat-containing protein, producing MENRTLEEFLTAYSEGKRHFLNWDFDEELSVSGIDLTDVYFEKCFLFLDFRKTKLTNSKFIGCNIKTADFRDSDLTNAIIKNCSVESTMFKGAKTENLIFEENYCYGNTVNKKDFEKIFKESDENYTRIKLTNGFPNAHGIGNILTGEIIEGDINVNDLLILNNGTEIPIVEVEFHKIIPKQRNFAITIPREFDNAETWHKLYGTELKIKKHYLQHRV
- a CDS encoding DUF3997 domain-containing protein produces the protein MKKILGIAFLLILQSCYFGAGLVEKEITDDYWLFANNTLDEMSIWFNAEKYSNRLIVPETVFAFGENGDFIIAKSHPKNLESGIDKSVTYYYIIEVDKKSPEQSPNLTLEQFENKRKELNIPNDLDFDIVYEELQ
- a CDS encoding aldo/keto reductase translates to MKEIVLNDGNKLPIIGFGTYKSTEEEGIQSIKNALNLGYRMFDTAAKYDNEKEVGKAINESGIDRREIIVTTKLWRENLGYEEAKKAFDKSLKKLGLDYIDLYLIHWPANAKNYKDWQKANADSWRAMEELQAEGKIKSIGVSNFWQEHLEALFQTANVIPAINQIEFHPGYWQSELTEFCKKNNIVVESWSPLARGKVFGNEIIQTIAKQHNKSIAQICLRWITQHETIVIPKSNTPKRIEENINIFDFKLSKEEMKQINELPEMGFSGELPNIWPDVLNVKN
- a CDS encoding DUF4262 domain-containing protein, coding for MNKEQKQKYFEKVYRNIEQYGFHMTCVMEETEFTPFGYSTGIFHSFEIPELFISGLPSGLTSELIENYVEKYKFKTVPINRKINDLIDRFPVYFIEVKNELLTEYTLSSFKFYENSEFKYLQLIFPDLNGHFPNESEYDYDQEILGE
- a CDS encoding helix-turn-helix domain-containing protein; translation: MGRKAKYSYEFKLRCVKQVLNHHQTVEAVSELNGCHHTTLHDWIRFYEKYGKKALLPRKNKVYSLPFKIKVLEAIEEDSLSFSQACLEFNIPTKSVIMNWQKTYKKSGIKGLNNKSRGKPKSMQFKRAKKKSSKPLTREEELLLENESLRAELDLLKKLQA
- a CDS encoding FEKKY domain-containing protein, yielding MNRKTIIFSGIIFILIGIGLWNFGIFNRFNYLTAKSDIKNNSPQKIIVGELMISPMEMDKISEKYGFTNVGFGCIVSGTELNGIEIYNAEIDKYLTNKNGTDWKIKYLKEIDSLTELKQKEWKKQFE